GTCGCGGTTCTTCTCCCGGCTGGTGCGCCGCGAGTGTGAGCTAGGAGTACGACTGTTCACTATGTGAACCGTAACACAGAAGGCAAGAAAACCCTTGACCACCTGCACCGACCGATGTCACGGTGTACATATGTTCACTCAAACTTTCACTCGGACGGTCGCGAAGCGAGTCCTGAGTTCAAGCCTGGTCGACGTCCTCACCGGCCCGCACGGCGTCGACCGCTACACCGAGCTTGTCGAGCCGACGTGGACGTCGGGCGACGCCCGCGCCAAGGTGATCGACGTCCGGCGGACGACGCCGCGCAGCGTCACCCTGACGCTGGCCCCGAACGACGCGTTCACCGAACGCCACACCGTCAAAGCCGGGCAGTTCGTCAACGTGACCGTCGAGATCGACGGCCGCATGCACTCCCGGTGCTACTCGCCGGCCAACGTCGAGGGCAGCTCGCAACTCGAGCTGACCATCGGCGTCCACGATGGCGGGCTGGTCTCGACCTACCTGTATGAGCAGGCCCGTCGCGGCATGGTGGTCGGCCTGGACGGCGTCGGAGGCGACTTCGTGTTGCCCGACCAGCGGCCGCGGCGGATCCTGTTCGTCTCCGGCGGCAGCGGCATCACGCCCGTCATGGCGATGCTGCGCACGCTGGTCGCCGAAGGGCACCCCGGCGAGATCGCCTTCGTGCACTACGCCCGGACCGCCGCGGAAGCCTGCTATCGCGACGAGCTGGCGATGATGCCCGGTGTGCGGGTGCTGCACGGCTACACCCGATCCGGTGCCGGCGACCTCGAGGGCCGGTTCGGTGCCGAACACCTGGCCATCGCGATGGACGCACCCGACGCGGTGTTCGTCTGCGGGCCAACCGCTTTGGTCGACGCCGTCCGGGCACAGTGTGCCGCGGCGAACTGTGAAAAGGTGTTCACCGAAAGCTTCACGCCGCCGGTGATCGAAGTGCCGGCCAACCCGACGGGTGGTCGAGTCAGCTTCGGGGACAGCAAGGTGGACGTCGAAGACGACGGCCGGTCGATCCTCGAGCAGGCCGAGTCGGCCGGCTTGGCGCCCAAGAACGGATGCCGGATGGGTATCTGCCACACCTGCACCCGCCGCAAGACCTCCGGCACCGTGCGCAACCTGATCACCGGTGCCGTCTCGACCCAGCCCGACGAGAACGTCCAGATCTGCGTCACCGTGCCCGTCGGTGACGTCGAGATCGCCCTCTGACCACGCCGAATCAAAGGGAGCAAAAGCCATGACACAGAACAAGATCACCCTCACCAAGGAACAAGCCGACGAGTTCGGCCGCGAACTCGACGCCATCAAGGAACGGGTGATGGCCGACCTCGGCGAACAGGATGCGGAGTACATCCGCAAGGTCATCAAGGCGCAACGTGCCCTGGAGGTGGGCGGCCGCGCGCTGCTCTTCCTGCCGCCGGCGTGGCTGTTGGGCACCGGGATGCTGGGCATCGCGAAGATCATGGACAACATGGAGATCGGCCACAACATCATGCACGGCCAGTACGACTGGATGCGTGACCCGACGATCTCCGGCAACGACTTCGAGTGGGACACCGCCTGCCCGGCTGACCAGTGGCGGCACTCGCACAACTACATGCACCACACCCACACCAACATCGTCGGCATGGACCGCGACGTGGGCTACGGCATCCTGCGGATGAGCGAAGACCAGAAGTGGGAGCCGTACTTCCTGGGCAACCCGGTCTACGCGTTCCTGCTGATGGTGCTGTTCCAGTACGGCGTCGCGCTGCACGAGCTGGAAACCGAGCGGATTCGCTCCGGCGAGATCCGGCTGCGCGACAAGAAACAGACGCTCAAGGAGATCTGGGCCAAGACCCGCCGGCAGACCCTCAAGGACTACGTCGCGTTCCCGCTGCTGGCCGGCCCGTTCGCGCCGTTCGTGCTCAGCGGCAACCTGACCGCCAACCTGATGCGCAACGTGTGGTCGTACATGATCATCTTCTGCGGGCACTTTCCGGACGGCACCCAGGAGTTCACCGTCGAGGAGACCAAGGACGAGACCCGCGGCCAGTGGTACTTCCGCCAGGTGCTGGGCTCGGCGAACCTGACCGGCGGCAAGCTCTTCCACCTGCTGTCGGGCAACCTGTCGCACCAGATCGAGCACCACTTATTCCCCGACATGCCGGCCCGCCGCTACGCCGAGATTGCGCCCGAGGTGCAGGAGATCTGCGAGCGGTACGGAATCCCGTACAACAAGGGTCCGTTGCTGCGGCAGTTCGGCACGGTCGTGCGCAAGATCGTCCGGCTCAGTGTCCCGGACTCCTGGCTGCCGAACGCCAAGGCCAAGAAGTCCGGCAGCGTCGAACTGGAGCCGGTCGCTGCATGAAGACCCGCTGACCTACGACATTGACCTACGAAGCCCGGGGCTCGCGTTGTCGAAACCCCGGGCTTCGAGGTCTTTAATGGGTGGGGTGGAGTGGACCGGCGCGCGTTATGCGGACAACCCGACCGTGCAAGCCTCGACATGGATCGACGCCGATCCGCAGCGAGTGTGGGATCTGGTCTCCGACATCGAGCTGATGCCGACCCTGAGCAACGAACTGCAACGCGTCGAATGGCTCGACGGTGTGACCGGCCCGCGGGTCGGCGCCCGTTTCGTCGGCTACAACGAACACGACGCATTCGGCAAGTGGAGCAGCATCTCGCAGATCGTCTCGTGTGACCAACCACGCGAATTCAGTTGGGCGGT
The nucleotide sequence above comes from Mycobacterium kiyosense. Encoded proteins:
- a CDS encoding oxidoreductase; the encoded protein is MFTQTFTRTVAKRVLSSSLVDVLTGPHGVDRYTELVEPTWTSGDARAKVIDVRRTTPRSVTLTLAPNDAFTERHTVKAGQFVNVTVEIDGRMHSRCYSPANVEGSSQLELTIGVHDGGLVSTYLYEQARRGMVVGLDGVGGDFVLPDQRPRRILFVSGGSGITPVMAMLRTLVAEGHPGEIAFVHYARTAAEACYRDELAMMPGVRVLHGYTRSGAGDLEGRFGAEHLAIAMDAPDAVFVCGPTALVDAVRAQCAAANCEKVFTESFTPPVIEVPANPTGGRVSFGDSKVDVEDDGRSILEQAESAGLAPKNGCRMGICHTCTRRKTSGTVRNLITGAVSTQPDENVQICVTVPVGDVEIAL
- a CDS encoding fatty acid desaturase, producing the protein MTQNKITLTKEQADEFGRELDAIKERVMADLGEQDAEYIRKVIKAQRALEVGGRALLFLPPAWLLGTGMLGIAKIMDNMEIGHNIMHGQYDWMRDPTISGNDFEWDTACPADQWRHSHNYMHHTHTNIVGMDRDVGYGILRMSEDQKWEPYFLGNPVYAFLLMVLFQYGVALHELETERIRSGEIRLRDKKQTLKEIWAKTRRQTLKDYVAFPLLAGPFAPFVLSGNLTANLMRNVWSYMIIFCGHFPDGTQEFTVEETKDETRGQWYFRQVLGSANLTGGKLFHLLSGNLSHQIEHHLFPDMPARRYAEIAPEVQEICERYGIPYNKGPLLRQFGTVVRKIVRLSVPDSWLPNAKAKKSGSVELEPVAA
- a CDS encoding cyclase; this encodes MGGVEWTGARYADNPTVQASTWIDADPQRVWDLVSDIELMPTLSNELQRVEWLDGVTGPRVGARFVGYNEHDAFGKWSSISQIVSCDQPREFSWAVGEPECPAATWRFSLTPQDGGTTLSYWTQLGPGRSGLSTAIDAMPDKEQKIVFVRLREFEAAIDKTLAAIKRLAEHGVR